The Benincasa hispida cultivar B227 chromosome 9, ASM972705v1, whole genome shotgun sequence genome has a segment encoding these proteins:
- the LOC120085115 gene encoding TPD1 protein homolog 1-like has translation MVASIKFLCVLFFFCLLSKGKSQCSMNDITISQSTTGKEVNGKQEWRATITNNCVCSQYSVKFDCNGFNSVEKVDESILMVAGSECLVNNGQPMFKSNPISFTYAWDNAFSFKPLFSQVACS, from the exons atggttGCTTCCATCAAGTTTCTTTGTGTACTCTTCTTCTTTTGTCTCCTCTCCAAAG GCAAGAGCCAATGCTCCATGAATGACATTACAATCAGTCAAAGTACAACTGGAAAAGAAGTGAATGGGAAACAAGAATGGAGAGCCACAATCACAAACAATTGTGTTTGTTCACAATATAGTGTGAAATTTGATTGCAATGGATTTAACAGTGTTGAGAAAGTTGATGAATCCATCTTGATGGTTGCTGGATCAGAGTGTTTGGTTAACAATGGTCAACCAATGTTTAAATCAAACCCCATCTCCTTCACTTATGCTTGGGACAATGCCTTTTCTTTCAAGCCCCTCTTCTCTCAAGTTGCTTGTTCTTAA
- the LOC120084905 gene encoding ER membrane protein complex subunit 7 homolog: MRSQVFILLLSLQLFFTLLSPSHAISSGSGDGYTIYGRVKIPSNALKGFGLPGKTSNIKVILNGGQRVTFLRADGYFSFYNVPAGTHLIEVAALGYFFSPVRVDVSARNPGKVQAALTENRRALSELVLEPLRDEEYYEIREPFSIMSVVKSPMGLMVGFMLIVVFLMPKLMENIDPEEMRRAQEEMRNQGVPTLSSLLPGAGRSS; this comes from the exons ATGCGATCTCAAGTTTTCATTCTCTTGCTTTCTCTTCAATTATTCTTCACTCTGTTATCTCCGTCGCATGCGATTTCCTCTGG GTCCGGCGATGGATACACCATCTATGGTCGGGTGAAGATTCCAA GCAACGCACTTAAAGGATTTGGACTTCCTGGAAAAACATCAAACATTAAAGTCATACTTAATGGTGGCCAAAGAGTAACCTTCTTGAGGGCCGATGGATATTTTTCATT CTATAATGTGCCAGCAGGAACCCATCTGATTGAAGTGGCTGCATTGGGTTATTTCTTTTCTCCt GTTCGAGTTGATGTGAGTGCCAGAAACCCAGGTAAGGTTCAGGCAGCCCTAACAGAGAACAGGCGGGCATTGAGTGAGCTTGTTTTAGAGCCTTTAAGGGATGAAGAGTATTATGAG ATTCGAGAACCTTTCTCCATAATGTCTGTGGTGAAAAGTCCTATGGGTCTGATGGTGGGATTCATGCTAATTGTTGTATTCCTGATGCCCAAGCTAATGGAGAACATAG ATCCTGAAGAAATGAGGAGAGCACAAGAAGAAATGAGGAACCAAGGTGTCCCAACTTTATCGAGCTTGCTACCTGGGGCTGGCCGGAGCAGTTAA
- the LOC120087261 gene encoding cysteine--tRNA ligase, chloroplastic/mitochondrial isoform X2 → MVYLHCLPPSVEPRVSDHMPQIIDMIKQILDNGYAYCVDGDVYFNVDKFPEYGLLSGRKLEDNRAGERVAVDTRKKNPADFALWKSAKEGEPFWESPWGPGRPGWHIECSAMSATYLGYSFDIHGGGMDLVFPHHENEIAQSCAACRSSNVSYWVHNGFVTIDSEKMSKSLGNFFTIRQVIDLYHPLALRLFLLGTHYRSPINYSDLLLESASDRIFYIYQTLEDCRTVISQQDESSFKGSIAPSLVEEINKFYNVFLTSMSDDIHTPVVLAALSDPLKIINDLLHTRKGKKQEFRMESLAALEKIIGNVLSILGLMPASYSEALQQLKEKALTRAKMTNDQVVQKIEERNAARKNKEYEKSDAIRRDLAAFGIALMDGPNGTTWRPTVPLALQEQQASST, encoded by the exons ATGGTGTATCTTCACTGTTTGCCTCCTTCAGTTGAACCCCGAGTTTCGGACCACATGCCCCAGATCATTGACATGATAAAGCAG ATTCTTGATAATGGGTATGCCTATTGTGTTGATGGTGATGTATACTTTAATGTGGACAAATTTCCAGAATATGGACTATTGTCTGGGCGAAAATTAGAGGATAATCGAGCTGGAGAGCGGGTTGCTGTGGACACCAGGAAGAAAAACCCTGCTGATTTTGCTTTGTGGAAG TCTGCCAAGGAGGGGGAGCCATTTTGGGAAAGTCCATGGGGTCCTGGAAGGCCTGGTTGGCATATAGAGTGTAGTGCCATGAGTGCAACTTATCTGGGGTATTCTTTTGATATACATGGTGGGGGGATGGATCTTGTCTTTCCCCACCATGAAAATGAAATAGCTCAGAGTTGTGCCGCTTGCAGAAGCAGTAATGTAAGCTACTGGGTACATAATGGTTTTGTGACTATTGACTCGGAGAAAATGTCTAAATCTCTTGGGAATTTTTTCACCATTCGGCAG GTGATAGATCTTTACCATCCCCTTGCTCTGAGGCTTTTCTTGTTGGGGACACATTACCGTTCTCCAATCAACTATTCTGATTTACTTCTTGAAAGTGCTTCAGACCGCATTTTTTACATCTATCAG ACTCTTGAAGACTGTAGAACTGTTATTAGCCAGCAAGATGAATCAAGTTTTAAGGGTTCCATTGCCCCAAGTTTGGTGGAAGAAATCAACAAATTCTACAATGTTTTCCTGACTTCAATGTCCGATGATATTCACACTCCTGTAGTTTTGGCAGCGTTATCAGATCCTTTGAAAATTATCAATGATTTGTTACATACTCGTAAG GGAAAGAAGCAGGAATTTCGAATGGAATCTCTTGCAGCATTGGAGAAGATAATTGGAAATGTGCTGTCCATCTTAGGACTGATGCCTGCTAGTTACTCTGAG GCTCTGCAACAGCTGAAGGAAAAGGCTTTAACGCGTGCAAAGATGACGAACGATCAAGTAGTACAGAAAATAGAAGAAAGGAATGCAGCAAGAAAGAATAAGGAGTATGAAAAATCTGATGCAATCAGGAGAGATCTAGCTGCATTTGGAATTGCTCTAATGGATGGCCCTAATGGGACAACTTGGAGACCAACTGTTCCTCTTGCACTTCAAGAACAGCAGGCTTCTTCAACTTGA
- the LOC120087261 gene encoding cysteine--tRNA ligase, chloroplastic/mitochondrial isoform X1 has translation MASLLKFYNPLTFARFSPISLSQAILRRTHRNSHFSFFKSARSFACFTSSPSSSQLLVSAQIPKEIAAVNHENTSLELWLHNTMSRKKEVFKPKVEGKVGMYVCGVTAYDLSHIGHARVYVTFDVLYRYLRHLGHEVLYVRNFTDVDDKIIARANELGEDPLNLSRRYCEEFCQDMVYLHCLPPSVEPRVSDHMPQIIDMIKQILDNGYAYCVDGDVYFNVDKFPEYGLLSGRKLEDNRAGERVAVDTRKKNPADFALWKSAKEGEPFWESPWGPGRPGWHIECSAMSATYLGYSFDIHGGGMDLVFPHHENEIAQSCAACRSSNVSYWVHNGFVTIDSEKMSKSLGNFFTIRQVIDLYHPLALRLFLLGTHYRSPINYSDLLLESASDRIFYIYQTLEDCRTVISQQDESSFKGSIAPSLVEEINKFYNVFLTSMSDDIHTPVVLAALSDPLKIINDLLHTRKGKKQEFRMESLAALEKIIGNVLSILGLMPASYSEALQQLKEKALTRAKMTNDQVVQKIEERNAARKNKEYEKSDAIRRDLAAFGIALMDGPNGTTWRPTVPLALQEQQASST, from the exons ATGGCTTCCCTCCTTAAGTTTTACAATCCATTAACATTCGCTCGATTCTCCCCAATTTCACTCTCTCAGGCCATTCTCCGCAGAACTCACCGCAATTCCCATTTCTCATTCTTCAAGTCTGCTAGAAGTTTCGCTTGTTTCACTTCTTCTCCGAGCTCATCTCAGCTCCTGGTCAGTGCGCAGATTCCCAAAGAAATAGCCGCTGTTAACCACGAGAATACATCGTTGGAACTGTGGCTGCACAACACGATGAGTAGGAAGAAGGAGGTGTTCAAGCCCAAGGTAGAAGGCAAAGTGGGGATGTACGTGTGCGGTGTCACTGCCTATGATCTCAGCCATATCGGCCATGCGCGTGTTTATGTAACATTCGATGTTCTCTACAG ATATTTGAGGCATTTGGGACACGAAGTTCTTTATGTTCGCAATTTCACCGATGTGGATGACAAA ATAATTGCTAGAGCAAATGAGTTGGGGGAAGATCCGCTTAACTTAAGTAGACGTTACTGTGAAGAATTCTGTCAGGATATGGTGTATCTTCACTGTTTGCCTCCTTCAGTTGAACCCCGAGTTTCGGACCACATGCCCCAGATCATTGACATGATAAAGCAG ATTCTTGATAATGGGTATGCCTATTGTGTTGATGGTGATGTATACTTTAATGTGGACAAATTTCCAGAATATGGACTATTGTCTGGGCGAAAATTAGAGGATAATCGAGCTGGAGAGCGGGTTGCTGTGGACACCAGGAAGAAAAACCCTGCTGATTTTGCTTTGTGGAAG TCTGCCAAGGAGGGGGAGCCATTTTGGGAAAGTCCATGGGGTCCTGGAAGGCCTGGTTGGCATATAGAGTGTAGTGCCATGAGTGCAACTTATCTGGGGTATTCTTTTGATATACATGGTGGGGGGATGGATCTTGTCTTTCCCCACCATGAAAATGAAATAGCTCAGAGTTGTGCCGCTTGCAGAAGCAGTAATGTAAGCTACTGGGTACATAATGGTTTTGTGACTATTGACTCGGAGAAAATGTCTAAATCTCTTGGGAATTTTTTCACCATTCGGCAG GTGATAGATCTTTACCATCCCCTTGCTCTGAGGCTTTTCTTGTTGGGGACACATTACCGTTCTCCAATCAACTATTCTGATTTACTTCTTGAAAGTGCTTCAGACCGCATTTTTTACATCTATCAG ACTCTTGAAGACTGTAGAACTGTTATTAGCCAGCAAGATGAATCAAGTTTTAAGGGTTCCATTGCCCCAAGTTTGGTGGAAGAAATCAACAAATTCTACAATGTTTTCCTGACTTCAATGTCCGATGATATTCACACTCCTGTAGTTTTGGCAGCGTTATCAGATCCTTTGAAAATTATCAATGATTTGTTACATACTCGTAAG GGAAAGAAGCAGGAATTTCGAATGGAATCTCTTGCAGCATTGGAGAAGATAATTGGAAATGTGCTGTCCATCTTAGGACTGATGCCTGCTAGTTACTCTGAG GCTCTGCAACAGCTGAAGGAAAAGGCTTTAACGCGTGCAAAGATGACGAACGATCAAGTAGTACAGAAAATAGAAGAAAGGAATGCAGCAAGAAAGAATAAGGAGTATGAAAAATCTGATGCAATCAGGAGAGATCTAGCTGCATTTGGAATTGCTCTAATGGATGGCCCTAATGGGACAACTTGGAGACCAACTGTTCCTCTTGCACTTCAAGAACAGCAGGCTTCTTCAACTTGA